The Heliangelus exortis chromosome 10, bHelExo1.hap1, whole genome shotgun sequence genome includes a window with the following:
- the POU4F2 gene encoding POU domain, class 4, transcription factor 2: MMMSLSSKQPFGLPHGSGGSGGGLHETKYSALHTASPCPSAGAAAPAASSPSSTGTGSSAGRGSGTSSGSGTSSGGSGSGSGSGPGGGAEAMRRACLPAPPSNIFGGLDESLLARAEALAAVDIVSPSKSHHHHPPHHSPFKPDATYHTMNTIPCTSAASSSSVPISHPSALSGTHHHHHHHHHHHHQPHQALEGELLEHLTPGLALGAMAAPDGAVVSTPGHGPHMAGMNPMHPAALGMAHAHGLPAHMGCMSDVDADPRDLEAFAERFKQRRIKLGVTQADVGSALANLKIPGVGSLSQSTICRFESLTLSHNNMIALKPILQAWLEEAEKSHREKLAKPELFSGAEKKRKRTSIAAPEKRSLEAYFALQPRPSSEKIAAIAEKLDLKKNVVRVWFCNQRQKQKRMKYSAGI; this comes from the exons ATGATGATGTCCCTGAGCAGCAAGCAGCCCTTCGGCCTCCCCCacggcagcggcggcagcggcggcggcctCCACGAAACCAAGTACTCGGCCCTGCACACCGCCTCGCCCTGCCCCTCCGCcggcgccgccgcccccgccgccagctcccccagcagcaccgGCACCGGGAGCTCCGCCGGACGCGGCTCCGGCACCAGCTCCGGCTCCGGCACCAGCAGCGGCGGCTCCGGTTCTGGCTCGGGCTCCGGCCCCGGCGGCGGCGCGGAGGCGATGCGGCGGGCCTGCCTGCCCGCCCCTCCG AGCAATATATTCGGCGGTCTGGACGAGAGCCTGCTGGCCCGCGCCGAAGCCCTGGCAGCGGTGGACATCGTCTCCCCGAGCAagagccaccaccaccacccgcCTCACCACAGCCCCTTCAAGCCGGACGCCACTTACCACACCATGAACACCATCCCCTGCACGTcggccgcctcctcctcctcggtgCCCATCTCCCATCCGTCCGCCCTGTCGGgcacccaccaccaccatcaccaccaccaccaccatcaccaccagccCCACCAGGCGCTGGAGGGAGAACTCTTGGAGCACCTGACGCCGGGGCTGGCATTGGGGGCGATGGCGGCCCCCGACGGCGCCGTGGTCTCCACGCCGGGCCACGGTCCCCACATGGCCGGCATGAACCCCATGCACCCGGCGGCGCTGGGCATGGCCCACGCCCACGGGCTGCCGGCCCACATGGGCTGCATGAGCGACGTGGACGCCGACCCCCGCGACTTGGAGGCCTTCGCCGAGCGCTTCAAGCAGCGCCGCATCAAGCTGGGGGTGACCCAGGCCGACGTGGGCTCGGCGCTCGCCAACCTGAAGATCCCGGGGGTGGGCTCCCTCAGCCAGAGCACAATCTGCCGCTTCGAGTCCCTCACCCTCTCTCACAACAACATGATCGCCCTCAAGCCCATCCTGCAGGCCTGGCTGGAGGAGGCCGAGAAGTCCCACCGCGAGAAGCTGGCCAAGCCCGAGCTCTTCAGCGGTGCGGAGAAGAAGCGCAAGCGGACCTCCATCGCCGCCCCCGAGAAGCGCTCTCTGGAGGCCTACTTCGCCCTCCAGCCCCGGCCCTCCTCCGAGAAGATAGCTGCCATCGCCGAGAAGCTGGACCTCAAGAAGAACGTGGTCCGCGTCTGGTTCTGCAACCAGCGTCAGAAGCAGAAGCGCATGAAGTACTCGGCCGGCATCTGA